One Littorina saxatilis isolate snail1 linkage group LG1, US_GU_Lsax_2.0, whole genome shotgun sequence genomic window carries:
- the LOC138971131 gene encoding orexin/Hypocretin receptor type 1-like, whose amino-acid sequence MDVLVSRTSCNNVNHNTTISNTNNNLIHHLNDKDLLQCLNDEKAFLYIPVIVFLGVLVITGTIGNTLVLCVYWRKAYKASSHYFILSLAILDLFSCLVGLPTEIADLRFPYLFDMPIACKLLRFTHSSTIIASSSILIQVAFDRYYRICRLGQQFSVKKAKLLCVMAILLGVLTSWPSCLLFGRKTLRLHVQSSARQGHVSRLGAMTQRVAHQDLGKASLLGERVLLASDCSTEDSMRGTIYPTIYYLFLFSLFFLTVLFFAVLYIRIGVAIWQRNRKTIGSTVFTKVNSHGSDQTSTEISSETEPDPHNPNHKHNPNHHHNPPPPTHYITGTLTRGITKKKSGGGEPEPEVTATCKRRQIRVGKTTTVLFAVTLAYILSFLPYLVVMILRSTIKGFEGRLSPVGEVAYKFCVKSFFINNAINPLIYSFLNAGFRKDASKTLRKMWHNCCCRCFCCGRSCCCDDGDLDVLPRQKPIAV is encoded by the exons ATGGACGTGCTCGTCAGCAGAACCAGCTGCAACAACGTTAACCACAACACAACCATcagcaacaccaacaacaacctcaTTCACCACCTGAACGACAAGGACCTCCTGCAGTGCCTAAACGACGAGAAGGCGTTCCTCTACATCCCCGTCATCGTCTTCTTGGGTGTTCTCGTCATCACTGGGAccatag GCAACACACTGGTGCTGTGCGTGTACTGGAGAAAGGCGTACAAGGCGTCGTCCCACTACTTCATCCTGTCCCTGGCCATCCTGGACCTGTTCAGCTGTCTGGTCGGGCTGCCCACCGAGATCGCTGACCTGCGCTTCCCCTACCTCTTTGACATGCCCATAGCCTGCAAGCTGCTCAGGTTCACACACTCCAGTACCATCATCGCCTCCAGCTCCATACTCATTCAG gtggcgTTTGACCGTTACTACCGTATCTGCAGGCTGGGCCAGCAGTTCAGCGTGAAGAAGGCCAAGCTGCTGTGTGTGATGGCCATCCTGCTGGGCGTGCTGACGTCATGGCCGTCCTGTCTCCTCTTCGGCAGGAAGACCCTCAGGCTCCACGTGCAATCCAGCGCGCGCCAAGGTCACGTGAGTCGTCTCGGAGCCATGACCCAACGCGTGGCTCACCAAGACCTAGGCAAAGCGTCGCTGCTGGGTGAGCGGGTTTTGCTGGCGAGTGACTGTTCCACTGAGGACTCCATGCGGGGCACCATCTATCCGACGATCTACTACCTGTTCCTCTTCAGCCTCTTCTTCCTCACCGTCCTGTTCTTCGCTGTGCTCTACATCCGCATCGGTGTCGCCATCTGGCAGCGGAACCGGAAAACCATCGGGTCAACTGTCTTCACCAAGGTCAACAGTCAC GGCTCTGACCAGACCAGCACAGAGATATCGTCAGAAACGGAACCCGACCCCCACAATCCTAATCACAAGCACAaccccaaccaccaccacaacccccCTCCACCAACGCACTACATCACCGGCACCCTCACGCGCGGTATCACAAAGAAGAAAAGCGGGGGCGGCGaaccggaaccggaagtgacggCAACCTGCAAGAGGAGACAAATCCGCGTGGGGAAGACAACCACGGTCCTGTTCGCTGTAACTCTCGCCTACATCCTGAGTTTTCTCCCTTACCTGGTGGTCATGATTCTCCGTAGCACCATCAAGGGGTTTGAAGGACGGCTGAGCCCGGTAGGAGAGGTGGCCTACAAGTTCTGTGTCAAGTCGTTCTTCATCAACAACGCCATCAACCCTCTTATCTACAGTTTCCTCAACGCCGGCTTCAGGAAGGACGCGAGCAAGACGCTGCGCAAGATGTGGCACAACTGCTGCTGTCGCTGTTTCTGCTGTGGACGCAGCTGCTGCTGTGACGACGGTGACCTGGACGTGTTGCCGCGACAGAAACCCATTGCTGTGTGA